Proteins found in one Mytilus edulis chromosome 2, xbMytEdul2.2, whole genome shotgun sequence genomic segment:
- the LOC139513228 gene encoding uncharacterized protein, producing MKLAFALLLLLPVVFSTPQKRLIFDTLFQTDELKTLVDGIVGTLGTNATEQACETECHTLIQADHLLQFGCPLVCKSFQSLVHRFGHVTVPPTTV from the exons ATGAAACTTGCTTTTGCTTTATTGCTGTTGTTACCAGTAGTGTTTTCTACACCACAGAAAAGACTTATTTTTG atacgttattccaaactgatgaactgaaAACATTAGTAGACGGGATAGTAGGTACATTAGGTACTAATGCAACTGAACAGGCATGTGAAACTGAATGCCACACACTCATCCAAGCAGATCATCTACTTCAATTTGGATGTCCATTGGTTTGTAAAAG TTTCCAGAGTCTGGTTCACCGATTTGGACATGTAACAGTTCCCCCAACTACTGTTtag
- the LOC139513224 gene encoding uncharacterized protein, producing MKLAFALLLLLPVVFSTPQKRLVFDTLFQDELKELNELKTLLVGTLGTDATEQACETECHTLIQADHLLQFGCPLICKSFQSLPHRFGHATVAPITV from the exons ATGAAACTTGCTTTTGCTCTATTGCTGTTGTTACCAGTAGTGTTTTCTACACCACAGAAAAGACTTGTTTTTG atacGTTATTTCAAGATGAACTGAAAGAACTGAACGAACTGAAAACATTATTAGTAGGTACACTAGGTACCGATGCAACTGAACAGGCATGTGAAACTGAATGCCACACACTCATCCAAGCAGATCATCTCCTTCAATTCGGATGTCCATTGATTTGTAAAAG TTTCCAGAGTCTGCCTCACCGATTTGGACATGCAACAGTTGCCCCAATTACTGTTtag